One genomic region from Hoeflea algicola encodes:
- a CDS encoding SLC13 family permease codes for MPDFHLVAIFVIIAATIAAYASERWAMETVSLVSLAAVLVIFGAVPYTGPDGQTLQIERLLSGFSNPALATVIALLIVGQGLFATDAMEAPARRLGRMGGAKTFRPILFILIGAGAISAFLNNTPVVVIFIPILVVLAAQRSISPSRVFIPLSFITILGGMTTLIGSSTNLLVAGVARDYGYEIGFFDITGMGIILALVGGVYVLLVLPRLLPEREAELSAGAKSGAQFIGEITLTRDHPFVGISAKAGMFPGLGDLTLRLLQRRDAPFLPPFEDLTLSAGDTLVVTGTRRAFSKALARGRAGLESDVAESDDSAHEPPPGPDYHLAEAVISPGSRYAGRTIQLSGLRAQFGLSVLGVQRKSRMARSALSAIRLEPGDTLLIGGPMEEITRLRGNHDLLLLEHSAVAVPQSRKARIAVAIFAAIVITSAMSIVPIVVAAICGAVLMLVTRCLSILQAARAFDRQIFLLVGSSVALATALEATGGARLIATTTLSVMDGASPGMILSALFLVMAALTNVLSNNATAVLFTPIALGIAAGMNVPPAPFIAAVIFASNASFATPIGYQTNLLVMGPGHYRFSDFLRAGTPLVIIIWLTFSLLAPWYYGL; via the coding sequence ATGCCGGATTTTCACCTTGTCGCCATCTTCGTCATCATCGCAGCGACGATCGCCGCCTATGCCTCCGAGCGCTGGGCGATGGAGACCGTCTCGCTGGTATCGCTGGCGGCGGTGCTGGTGATATTCGGCGCGGTTCCCTATACCGGCCCGGATGGCCAGACTCTGCAGATCGAGCGGCTATTGTCGGGTTTTTCCAACCCGGCGCTTGCCACGGTGATCGCACTTCTGATCGTCGGCCAGGGCCTGTTTGCCACCGATGCGATGGAGGCACCAGCGCGCCGACTTGGGCGCATGGGTGGCGCCAAAACCTTCCGGCCGATCCTGTTCATCCTGATCGGTGCCGGGGCGATTTCAGCGTTTCTCAACAACACACCGGTGGTGGTGATCTTCATTCCGATTCTGGTGGTGCTGGCAGCGCAACGCTCGATTTCACCGAGCCGGGTGTTCATTCCACTCTCGTTCATCACCATTCTGGGCGGCATGACAACGCTGATCGGCTCATCAACCAACCTGCTGGTTGCCGGTGTTGCCCGCGATTATGGCTATGAAATCGGCTTTTTCGATATCACCGGCATGGGCATAATCCTGGCGCTGGTCGGCGGCGTCTATGTGCTGCTGGTATTGCCGCGGCTGTTGCCTGAACGCGAGGCGGAATTGTCTGCCGGCGCCAAATCTGGCGCCCAGTTCATAGGCGAGATCACGCTGACGCGTGATCACCCCTTTGTCGGAATCTCGGCCAAGGCCGGCATGTTTCCCGGGCTTGGCGATCTGACGCTCAGACTGTTGCAACGCCGCGACGCACCGTTCCTTCCGCCATTCGAGGATCTCACCCTGTCAGCCGGCGATACGCTAGTGGTCACCGGAACCCGGCGTGCCTTTTCCAAGGCGCTGGCGCGCGGACGCGCCGGACTGGAGTCCGATGTTGCCGAGTCCGATGACAGCGCCCACGAGCCACCGCCGGGGCCCGACTACCACCTGGCGGAAGCCGTGATTTCGCCGGGTTCGCGCTATGCCGGGCGAACCATTCAGCTCTCGGGCCTGCGGGCGCAATTCGGGCTGTCGGTGCTGGGCGTGCAGCGCAAGAGCCGGATGGCGCGATCTGCTTTGTCGGCGATTCGGCTCGAACCCGGCGACACGTTGCTGATCGGCGGGCCGATGGAGGAAATCACACGGCTCCGCGGCAACCACGATCTGTTGCTTTTGGAGCATTCGGCGGTGGCGGTGCCGCAATCACGCAAGGCACGCATAGCGGTGGCAATCTTCGCCGCCATCGTGATTACCTCGGCGATGTCTATCGTGCCGATCGTGGTGGCGGCCATCTGCGGCGCGGTGCTGATGTTGGTCACACGCTGCCTGTCGATCCTTCAGGCGGCGCGTGCCTTCGACCGGCAAATCTTCCTGCTGGTGGGATCGTCGGTAGCGCTGGCAACAGCACTGGAGGCCACCGGCGGGGCCAGACTGATTGCCACGACCACGCTGTCGGTGATGGACGGCGCGTCGCCGGGGATGATTCTTTCGGCGCTGTTTCTGGTCATGGCGGCACTCACCAATGTGCTGTCCAACAACGCCACTGCGGTGTTGTTCACACCCATTGCGCTGGGCATTGCCGCCGGCATGAACGTCCCCCCCGCCCCTTTCATCGCCGCGGTAATCTTTGCCTCCAATGCGTCGTTTGCCACGCCAATCGGCTATCAGACGAATCTGCTGGTGATGGGTCCCGGTCACTACCGGTTCAGTGATTTTCTGCGCGCCGGAACCCCGCTTGTGATAATCATCTGGTTGACCTTTTCGTTACTTGCGCCATGGTATTACGGATTATGA
- a CDS encoding indolepyruvate ferredoxin oxidoreductase family protein produces the protein MTFQPAPAQAYQLSDRYTLASGRVFMTGTQALARVLFDQARRDREDGLNTGGFVSGYRGSPLGGLDMELWRQKPLLAEAGIEFLPAVNEDLAATAVLGSQQVETNPGRQVEGVFGFWYGKGPGVDRAGDALKHGNAYGSSPHGGVLVVAGDDHGCVSSSMPHQSDVAFMAWFMPTLNPASVSEYLEFGEYGYALSRYSGMWVGFKAISETVEAASSFMLKPDRVFSTPDFQIPASGLHYRWPDLPGPQIEERMEAKKHAVLAFAEANPIDRAIYGVSDAQFGFVTTGKAHLDLMEALRLLGLDEARCRALGIDIYKVGMVWPLARRAALDFVREKREVVVIEEKRGIIESQFKEYFYDWPGHKPQRMVGKNDETGHRLIPWTGELSPRQLLPLIARRLDGIFGNENFTARAAAITGAPPILLNNPGATRTPYFCSGCPHNTSTKVPEGSKALAGIGCHFMASWMDRETSSLIQMGGEGVNWAASSRFTGKDHIFQNLGEGTWYHSGSMAIRQAIAAGANITYKILYNDAVAMTGGQPVDGPVSVSAIADICRAEGVDRIALVSDDPAKFSTADLPRGSSIHGRAEMDAVQRELRQIPGVSILIYEQACATEKRRRRKRGQLPDPKKFVVINELVCEGCGDCSTESNCLSVEPRETEFGRKRQINQSNCNKDFSCLNGFCPSFITIEGGTRRKPKPAKIDLSRLAGEIPLPALPALDAPFNLLVTGVGGTGVVTVGALISMAAHLEGKGASILDFTGFAQKFGAVLSFVRIGNAPDDINQVRIDQGSADAVIGCDVVVSSSPKASASYRAGTKVALNLASMPTGDLVLRRDADLNIDGRQAAVETAVGTGNVAAFDANRASEALFGDAVFANVMMLGFAWQRGLVPVGLEALEALMRAVELNNVAVEDNKRAFLCGRLMEANPGALERHLAPPPDFAIALDDVIERRATFLHAYQDKAWAERYRRQITDFSKQLPPETHEELAVAAAKSLFKLMAYKDEYEVARLHSDKSFVRSLSGRFEGDFRIVHHLAPPMISREKDARGRPLKRRFGPAIRPVLSLLARCKWLRGSIFDPFGHTAERKMERELIGWFEALIAHCAREIRTETVVLWTHILTAPMEIRGYGPVKQEAVVKTKSRVEALFAQLG, from the coding sequence ATGACATTCCAGCCCGCACCTGCCCAGGCCTACCAACTGTCCGACCGCTACACGCTTGCCTCTGGCCGGGTGTTCATGACCGGCACCCAGGCGCTGGCGCGGGTTCTGTTTGACCAGGCGCGGCGCGACCGCGAGGACGGATTGAACACCGGCGGATTCGTGTCAGGCTATCGCGGCTCGCCGCTGGGCGGGCTCGACATGGAATTATGGCGGCAGAAGCCGCTTCTGGCTGAAGCCGGGATCGAATTTCTGCCCGCCGTAAACGAGGATCTGGCTGCCACCGCCGTGCTCGGCTCGCAGCAGGTGGAAACCAATCCCGGGCGCCAGGTCGAGGGCGTGTTCGGCTTCTGGTATGGCAAGGGTCCGGGCGTCGACCGGGCCGGTGACGCGCTCAAGCACGGCAACGCCTATGGCTCCTCACCGCATGGCGGGGTGCTGGTGGTGGCGGGCGACGACCATGGCTGTGTCTCATCGTCGATGCCGCACCAGTCCGACGTTGCCTTCATGGCCTGGTTCATGCCGACGCTCAATCCGGCGAGCGTTTCGGAATATCTCGAATTTGGCGAATATGGCTACGCACTGTCGCGCTATTCGGGCATGTGGGTCGGCTTCAAGGCGATATCGGAGACGGTCGAGGCAGCAAGCTCGTTCATGCTCAAGCCCGACCGTGTGTTTTCCACGCCGGATTTCCAGATCCCCGCTTCCGGGTTGCATTACCGTTGGCCCGACCTGCCCGGCCCGCAGATCGAGGAAAGAATGGAGGCCAAGAAGCACGCGGTGCTGGCCTTTGCCGAGGCCAACCCGATCGACCGGGCGATCTATGGCGTCAGCGACGCGCAGTTCGGGTTCGTGACCACCGGCAAGGCGCATCTCGATCTGATGGAAGCGCTCAGGCTGCTCGGACTCGATGAGGCGCGCTGCCGGGCGCTCGGCATCGACATCTACAAGGTCGGCATGGTCTGGCCGCTGGCACGGCGGGCGGCGCTCGATTTCGTGCGTGAAAAGCGCGAAGTGGTGGTAATCGAGGAAAAACGCGGCATCATTGAAAGCCAGTTCAAGGAATATTTCTATGACTGGCCCGGCCACAAGCCGCAGCGCATGGTCGGTAAGAATGACGAGACCGGGCACAGACTGATCCCTTGGACCGGCGAACTCTCGCCCCGACAGTTACTGCCGCTGATCGCCAGACGGCTCGACGGCATATTTGGCAATGAGAATTTTACAGCTCGCGCCGCCGCGATCACCGGCGCCCCGCCGATCCTGCTCAACAATCCCGGCGCGACCCGCACCCCCTATTTCTGTTCGGGCTGTCCGCACAACACTTCGACCAAGGTGCCCGAAGGCTCCAAGGCACTGGCCGGCATCGGTTGTCATTTCATGGCCAGTTGGATGGATCGGGAAACCTCGTCGCTGATCCAGATGGGTGGCGAAGGCGTCAACTGGGCGGCCTCCTCGCGATTTACCGGCAAGGATCACATCTTCCAGAATCTGGGCGAAGGCACCTGGTATCATTCAGGTTCGATGGCGATCCGACAGGCAATCGCCGCAGGCGCCAACATCACCTACAAGATCCTCTATAATGACGCAGTCGCCATGACCGGTGGCCAGCCGGTGGATGGGCCGGTCAGCGTTTCGGCTATCGCCGATATCTGCCGCGCCGAGGGCGTCGATCGGATCGCGCTGGTGTCGGACGACCCGGCGAAATTTTCGACCGCCGATCTGCCGCGCGGGTCGTCGATCCATGGACGAGCCGAGATGGACGCCGTGCAGCGCGAATTGCGTCAAATTCCCGGCGTATCGATCCTGATCTATGAACAGGCCTGCGCCACCGAAAAACGCCGCCGCCGCAAGCGCGGGCAATTGCCGGATCCGAAGAAATTCGTGGTCATCAACGAACTGGTCTGCGAGGGCTGCGGCGACTGCTCTACCGAATCCAACTGCCTCAGCGTCGAACCGAGGGAAACCGAGTTCGGCCGCAAGCGGCAGATCAACCAGTCCAATTGCAACAAGGATTTTTCTTGCCTCAATGGTTTTTGCCCAAGCTTTATTACCATCGAGGGCGGCACAAGGCGCAAGCCGAAGCCTGCGAAAATCGATCTGTCCCGGCTTGCCGGCGAGATCCCCCTGCCCGCCCTGCCGGCGCTCGATGCGCCGTTCAACCTGTTGGTGACTGGCGTTGGCGGCACCGGCGTGGTCACGGTCGGGGCGCTGATTTCGATGGCGGCGCACCTGGAGGGCAAGGGTGCCAGCATTCTCGATTTCACCGGCTTTGCCCAGAAATTCGGTGCAGTGCTGAGTTTCGTGCGGATCGGCAACGCGCCGGATGACATCAACCAGGTGCGCATCGACCAGGGGTCGGCGGATGCAGTGATCGGCTGCGATGTGGTGGTCTCGTCCTCGCCCAAGGCATCGGCAAGCTATCGAGCCGGTACGAAGGTAGCGCTGAATCTAGCCTCGATGCCAACCGGTGATCTGGTGCTCAGACGCGACGCGGATCTCAACATCGATGGACGCCAGGCCGCCGTCGAAACCGCCGTTGGCACCGGCAACGTCGCCGCATTTGATGCCAACCGGGCGTCCGAAGCGCTTTTTGGCGACGCCGTGTTTGCCAATGTTATGATGCTGGGTTTTGCCTGGCAGCGCGGGCTGGTGCCGGTGGGGCTGGAGGCGCTGGAGGCGCTGATGCGGGCCGTTGAGCTCAACAATGTCGCCGTCGAGGACAACAAGCGGGCATTTTTGTGTGGACGGCTGATGGAGGCAAATCCGGGGGCACTGGAACGGCATCTTGCCCCGCCGCCGGATTTCGCCATTGCCCTCGACGACGTCATCGAGCGCAGGGCGACCTTTCTGCACGCCTACCAGGACAAGGCTTGGGCAGAACGCTACCGCCGTCAAATCACGGATTTTTCTAAGCAACTGCCGCCGGAAACCCATGAGGAATTGGCCGTGGCGGCGGCAAAATCGCTGTTCAAGCTGATGGCCTACAAGGATGAATACGAAGTGGCGCGGCTGCATAGCGACAAGAGTTTCGTTAGGAGTCTCTCCGGCCGCTTCGAAGGTGATTTTCGCATCGTCCATCATTTGGCGCCGCCGATGATCAGCCGCGAGAAGGATGCGCGCGGCCGCCCGCTCAAACGCCGGTTCGGTCCGGCAATCCGGCCGGTGCTGTCATTGCTGGCACGCTGCAAGTGGTTGCGTGGCAGCATTTTCGACCCATTCGGCCATACTGCGGAGCGAAAGATGGAGCGCGAATTGATCGGCTGGTTCGAGGCACTGATAGCCCACTGCGCTCGCGAGATCCGGACCGAAACCGTCGTCCTGTGGACACATATCCTCACAGCACCGATGGAAATTCGCGGCTATGGCCCGGTTAAGCAGGAGGCCGTGGTCAAGACCAAATCCAGGGTCGAAGCACTGTTTGCCCAGCTTGGGTAA
- a CDS encoding Lrp/AsnC family transcriptional regulator — translation MAGKIEIEPGDRQILDALQHNGRISNQELAESVAMSASACWRRVRALEQAGVIERYTAVINPDACGLGFHAMVHVVLSRHQADHVESFIGAVMTRPEVLDCFATTGDADYHLRVRCRDLGAYNEFLEKFLFALKGVSTVKTNLILRQLKHETRLPV, via the coding sequence ATGGCAGGGAAAATAGAAATAGAACCGGGAGATCGGCAGATTCTCGATGCGCTTCAGCACAACGGCCGCATCTCCAACCAGGAACTTGCCGAAAGTGTTGCCATGTCGGCTTCGGCCTGCTGGCGCCGGGTCAGGGCGCTGGAGCAGGCAGGCGTGATCGAGCGTTATACGGCGGTCATCAACCCGGATGCCTGCGGGCTCGGCTTCCACGCCATGGTGCATGTGGTGCTTTCACGCCATCAGGCCGATCATGTCGAAAGTTTCATTGGTGCGGTGATGACCCGGCCCGAAGTACTCGATTGTTTCGCCACCACCGGCGACGCCGATTATCATCTGCGCGTACGCTGCCGCGATCTTGGCGCCTACAACGAATTTCTCGAAAAATTCCTGTTCGCGCTCAAGGGCGTCTCCACCGTCAAGACCAACCTGATCCTCAGGCAATTAAAGCACGAGACTCGGCTGCCGGTTTAA
- a CDS encoding RDD family protein produces MAFFIDYAFVLLLCVPVAVLVFFIGIFTLGLGFFLYPILFLLVVIPYVGMTMGGPNQATPGMRMMDIRLVRLDGRPVDFMLAVVHSVLFWALNAVLTPLILLATLVLDRKRTVHDWLLGTVVVRGTV; encoded by the coding sequence ATGGCGTTTTTCATCGATTACGCGTTTGTGCTGCTATTGTGCGTCCCGGTGGCGGTGCTGGTATTCTTCATCGGCATCTTCACGCTGGGTCTGGGATTTTTCCTCTACCCGATCCTTTTCCTGCTGGTGGTCATTCCCTATGTCGGCATGACCATGGGCGGACCAAACCAGGCCACACCCGGCATGCGGATGATGGACATCCGGCTTGTCCGGCTTGACGGCCGCCCGGTGGATTTCATGCTCGCCGTGGTTCACAGTGTGCTGTTCTGGGCGCTCAACGCGGTGCTGACACCGCTGATCCTGCTCGCAACCCTGGTGCTCGACCGCAAGCGCACCGTCCACGACTGGCTACTGGGCACCGTGGTGGTGCGGGGAACAGTTTAA
- the hemB gene encoding porphobilinogen synthase produces MGESTKNTEAGLAAAAAVNVDEITARRRMRRSRGADWSRRLVRETRLTVDDLIWPIFIVPGTNISEPISAMPGVNRLSVDRAVEAARMAADLGIPALATFPNVELERRDQTGSLALEADNLINQATRAIKQAVPDIGVITDVALDPFTDHGHDGILRDGEIVNDETVRAIAAAAVHQADAGSDIIAPSDMMDGRIGAIRQALDAAGHQNVAIMSYATKFASACYGPYREAINTSGLLKGDKRSYYLDPSNAMEAVRDAALDVEEGADMLMVKPGLPYLDICRALKDNFGLPTFAYQVSGEYSMVKAADAAGYIDGERIMLETLLAFKRAGCDGILTYFAPEAARLIAKGLG; encoded by the coding sequence ATGGGCGAGAGCACGAAGAATACAGAAGCTGGACTGGCAGCTGCGGCAGCGGTCAATGTCGACGAGATCACCGCTCGCCGGCGCATGCGCCGCAGCCGTGGCGCCGACTGGTCGCGGCGGCTGGTGCGGGAAACCCGGCTGACGGTGGATGATCTGATCTGGCCGATCTTCATTGTCCCCGGCACCAATATCTCAGAGCCGATTTCAGCCATGCCCGGCGTCAACCGGCTGTCGGTGGACCGGGCGGTGGAGGCGGCGCGGATGGCGGCCGATCTCGGCATTCCGGCACTCGCCACCTTCCCCAATGTCGAACTTGAACGCCGCGACCAGACCGGTTCGCTGGCACTTGAAGCGGACAACCTGATCAACCAGGCCACCCGCGCCATCAAGCAGGCAGTGCCCGACATCGGCGTGATTACCGACGTGGCGCTCGATCCGTTCACCGATCACGGCCATGACGGCATCCTGCGCGATGGCGAGATCGTCAACGACGAGACCGTGCGCGCGATTGCAGCCGCCGCGGTGCACCAGGCCGACGCGGGCTCCGACATCATTGCGCCGTCAGACATGATGGACGGCCGCATCGGCGCCATCCGGCAGGCGCTCGACGCCGCCGGTCACCAGAATGTGGCGATCATGTCCTATGCCACCAAATTTGCCTCCGCCTGCTATGGCCCCTACCGCGAGGCGATCAACACCTCGGGGCTTTTGAAGGGCGACAAGCGCAGCTATTATCTCGATCCGTCCAACGCCATGGAAGCGGTGCGCGATGCGGCGCTCGATGTCGAGGAAGGCGCCGACATGCTGATGGTCAAGCCCGGCCTGCCCTATCTCGACATCTGCCGGGCGCTCAAGGACAATTTCGGCCTGCCGACGTTCGCCTACCAGGTGTCGGGCGAATATTCGATGGTCAAGGCAGCAGACGCTGCCGGCTATATCGACGGCGAGCGGATCATGTTGGAAACCCTGCTGGCCTTCAAACGTGCGGGCTGCGACGGAATCCTGACCTATTTCGCGCCCGAGGCCGCGCGGCTGATCGCCAAGGGGCTTGGCTGA
- a CDS encoding DUF6163 family protein — MAILQVGAVPAPGASTLEASFRLFLRLVAVSSLFAGLQYWGKLIGFTDGGMARFDLLPSYWQLAATSLAVLLPVAAVGLWMQVSWGPVIWVAGAGAEVAMHQGLPLWFGERPLLVIGHGVVLAVYLCFRILLFLKWRRDATQVRPDSL, encoded by the coding sequence ATGGCGATATTGCAAGTTGGCGCGGTGCCGGCGCCCGGCGCCAGCACCCTCGAAGCGAGTTTCCGGCTGTTTCTCCGGCTGGTAGCCGTGAGCAGCCTTTTTGCCGGGCTGCAATATTGGGGCAAGCTGATCGGCTTTACCGATGGCGGCATGGCGCGCTTTGATCTGCTTCCGTCCTATTGGCAACTCGCCGCTACCTCGTTGGCTGTGCTTTTGCCGGTGGCCGCCGTCGGCTTGTGGATGCAGGTGTCCTGGGGACCGGTGATCTGGGTTGCAGGCGCCGGCGCGGAAGTGGCCATGCACCAGGGTCTGCCGCTCTGGTTCGGCGAACGCCCGTTGCTTGTCATCGGCCATGGCGTGGTGCTGGCGGTGTATCTGTGCTTCCGCATCCTGTTGTTCCTGAAATGGCGCAGGGACGCCACGCAGGTAAGACCTGATTCACTTTGA
- the ldtR gene encoding transcriptional regulator LdtR gives MSFSNSALATAPKPAAANDQAEALRDLYLESLQLVERLHRRLLDVIKDEFDRANRTDINAIQALLLFNIGNSELTAGELRSRGYYLGSNVSYNLKKLVDLGYINHQRSRVDRRAVRISLTEHGVEIAEIVAGLYDRHINSIAQVGGIGASEFEELNKLMQRLDRFWNDQILYRL, from the coding sequence ATGTCATTTTCCAATTCGGCACTCGCCACCGCGCCCAAACCAGCAGCTGCCAACGATCAGGCAGAAGCGCTTCGCGACCTTTATCTCGAATCCTTGCAACTGGTCGAACGGCTACACCGCCGTCTGCTCGATGTCATCAAGGACGAGTTCGACCGTGCCAACCGTACCGACATCAACGCGATCCAGGCATTGCTGCTGTTTAACATCGGCAATTCCGAACTGACCGCTGGCGAACTTCGCTCGCGCGGTTACTATCTTGGCTCCAATGTTTCCTACAATCTCAAGAAACTGGTCGATCTGGGCTACATTAACCACCAGCGCTCGCGGGTTGACCGTCGCGCGGTCCGCATCAGCCTGACCGAACACGGTGTTGAAATCGCCGAAATTGTTGCCGGGCTTTATGATCGCCACATCAATTCGATCGCCCAGGTTGGCGGCATCGGCGCCAGCGAATTCGAGGAACTCAACAAGCTGATGCAGCGGCTCGACCGGTTCTGGAACGACCAGATTCTCTACCGTCTGTAA
- a CDS encoding L,D-transpeptidase family protein, with translation MKTMTGLDKPTRRRFIARAAALAAATVTAGPALAQSTIQDIISAPQRGSWDDQFDAESSRSVAKTATRFPITSAGTIGFVERSIFDYQNIVASGGWPIVPATKKLRMGDSEPEVRLLRQRLIASGDLDRNAGLSNAFDSYVDGAVKQFQARHGLPPDGVLGSYTYQALNVSAAVRLGQLETNLVRLRSMSGFLGDRYVMVNIPAAQIEAVENDRVVLRHTAIVGKIDRQTPILNSKIHQIILNPYWTSPRSIIQKDIVPLMRKDPTYLARNSIRLFDGQGNEVAPESIDWNAEKAPNLMFRQDPGKGNAMASTKINFNNPHAVYMHDTPQQGVFNKLLRFESSGCVRVQNVRDLNTWLLRDTPGWDRQTMEAVIASGENTEIDLSDPVPVYFTYFTAWASEDGVVQFRDDVYQRDGVDELALR, from the coding sequence ATGAAGACAATGACCGGATTAGACAAACCGACCCGCCGCCGCTTTATCGCCCGCGCCGCCGCTCTGGCCGCGGCAACTGTGACAGCCGGCCCGGCCTTGGCCCAGTCGACCATCCAGGACATCATCTCGGCCCCGCAACGCGGTTCCTGGGATGACCAGTTCGATGCCGAAAGCTCCCGTTCGGTGGCAAAGACCGCGACTCGTTTTCCGATCACCAGCGCCGGTACGATCGGTTTTGTCGAGCGCTCGATTTTTGATTACCAGAACATCGTTGCAAGCGGCGGCTGGCCAATCGTGCCGGCCACCAAGAAGCTGCGCATGGGCGATTCCGAACCCGAAGTGCGGCTGTTGCGTCAGCGCCTGATTGCCTCGGGCGATCTCGACCGCAATGCCGGTCTTTCCAATGCGTTCGATTCTTATGTCGATGGCGCCGTCAAGCAATTCCAGGCCCGCCACGGTCTGCCGCCGGATGGCGTTTTGGGCAGCTATACCTACCAGGCGCTGAATGTGTCGGCGGCCGTGCGTCTCGGCCAGCTTGAGACCAACCTCGTGCGGCTGCGTTCGATGTCGGGTTTTCTCGGCGATCGTTACGTCATGGTCAACATTCCCGCAGCCCAGATCGAGGCAGTGGAGAACGACCGCGTGGTGCTGCGCCATACCGCCATTGTTGGCAAGATCGACCGGCAGACGCCGATTCTCAATTCCAAGATCCACCAGATCATTCTCAATCCCTACTGGACCTCGCCGCGCTCGATCATCCAGAAGGACATAGTGCCGTTGATGCGTAAGGACCCAACCTACCTTGCGCGCAATTCGATCCGTCTGTTTGACGGGCAGGGCAACGAGGTGGCGCCTGAATCAATCGACTGGAATGCGGAAAAAGCGCCCAACCTGATGTTCCGTCAGGACCCGGGCAAGGGCAACGCGATGGCGTCGACCAAGATTAATTTCAACAATCCGCATGCCGTCTACATGCACGACACCCCGCAACAGGGCGTGTTCAACAAGCTTTTGCGGTTTGAATCGTCGGGCTGCGTGCGGGTTCAGAACGTGCGTGATCTTAACACCTGGTTGCTGCGCGATACGCCGGGATGGGACCGCCAGACCATGGAAGCAGTGATTGCCTCGGGCGAAAACACCGAGATCGATCTGAGCGACCCGGTGCCGGTCTATTTCACCTATTTCACCGCCTGGGCGTCGGAGGACGGCGTTGTCCAGTTCCGCGACGACGTCTACCAGCGCGATGGCGTCGACGAACTGGCGCTGCGCTGA
- the glyA gene encoding serine hydroxymethyltransferase, giving the protein MSNATPAARFSDAFFNRTLAEADPALYGSIKDELGRQRHEIELIASENIVSRAVLEAQGSVMTNKYAEGYPGRRYYGGCHFVDVAENLAIDRVKQLFGCGFANVQPNSGSQANQAVLLALAKPGDTLLGMSLDAGGHLTHGARPNLSGKWFNAVQYGLDLATGVIDYDQVEALAREHKPRIIIAGGSAYSRHIDFARFRAIADAVDAILWVDMAHFAGLVAGGVHPNPFPHAHVATSTTHKTLRGPRGGLVLTNDEDIAKKINSAVFPGLQGGPLMHVIAAKAVAFGEALTPEFKNYVGQVVRNAEVLAETLVAGGLEIVSGGTDTHLMLVDLRPKSLTGKASEAALGRAFITCNKNGVPNDPEKPTITSGVRLGTSAGTTRGFGEAEFREIGALILEVLDGLKQANSEDGNAKVEAAVKQKVIALTDRFPIYPHLG; this is encoded by the coding sequence ATGTCCAACGCGACACCAGCAGCCCGCTTCTCCGATGCATTCTTCAATCGCACTTTGGCCGAGGCCGATCCCGCGCTGTATGGGTCGATTAAGGACGAGTTGGGTCGTCAGCGCCATGAAATCGAGTTGATCGCGTCGGAGAATATCGTCTCGCGCGCCGTGCTCGAGGCACAGGGCTCGGTGATGACCAACAAATATGCCGAGGGCTATCCGGGCCGACGCTATTATGGCGGCTGTCACTTCGTCGATGTCGCCGAAAATCTTGCCATCGACCGGGTCAAGCAACTGTTCGGCTGCGGTTTCGCCAATGTTCAGCCCAATTCCGGCTCGCAAGCCAACCAGGCGGTTCTGCTTGCCCTGGCCAAGCCGGGCGATACGCTGCTCGGCATGAGCCTTGACGCCGGCGGCCATCTGACCCACGGCGCCCGCCCCAATCTTTCCGGCAAATGGTTCAATGCCGTGCAATACGGTCTCGATCTTGCCACCGGCGTGATCGATTATGATCAGGTCGAGGCGCTGGCCCGCGAACACAAGCCGCGCATCATCATCGCTGGCGGTTCGGCCTATTCCCGCCATATCGATTTCGCCCGCTTCCGTGCCATCGCTGATGCCGTCGATGCCATTCTCTGGGTCGATATGGCCCATTTTGCCGGTCTGGTGGCAGGCGGGGTGCACCCAAATCCGTTCCCGCACGCCCATGTTGCCACCTCGACCACCCACAAGACTCTGCGCGGCCCGCGCGGTGGCCTGGTGCTGACCAATGACGAGGATATCGCCAAGAAGATCAATTCTGCCGTCTTTCCCGGCTTGCAGGGCGGGCCGCTGATGCATGTGATCGCCGCCAAGGCGGTAGCCTTCGGCGAAGCGCTGACGCCGGAATTCAAGAATTATGTCGGCCAGGTCGTTCGCAACGCCGAAGTGCTTGCTGAAACCCTGGTCGCAGGCGGCCTCGAGATCGTCTCCGGCGGCACCGACACGCATCTGATGCTGGTTGATCTCAGGCCCAAGAGCCTCACTGGCAAGGCCTCCGAGGCAGCGCTCGGCCGGGCCTTCATCACCTGCAACAAGAATGGCGTTCCCAACGATCCGGAAAAGCCGACCATCACCTCGGGCGTTCGTCTCGGCACCTCCGCAGGCACCACCCGCGGCTTTGGCGAAGCCGAGTTCCGCGAGATCGGTGCGCTGATTCTGGAAGTGCTCGACGGCCTCAAGCAAGCCAATTCGGAAGACGGCAACGCCAAGGTCGAAGCCGCCGTGAAGCAGAAGGTGATTGCGCTCACCGATCGCTTTCCGATCTACCCGCATCTCGGGTAG